A window of the Microtus pennsylvanicus isolate mMicPen1 chromosome 4, mMicPen1.hap1, whole genome shotgun sequence genome harbors these coding sequences:
- the Zscan30 gene encoding zinc finger and SCAN domain-containing protein 30 isoform X4, with protein MFREATALACPAPEGQNGLSFVKVEEENVWRQDLSLQGNLQSQEVFRQQFRQFGYSDFTGPREALNQLQKLCQQWLRPEERSKEQILELLVLEQFVAILPMELQAWVQERRPGNGEEAVTLLEELEREFDEPKQQDTALGQEMTPMGTQKPLSSPLPSLEDHCRSEPQEPQVFHERIGATLPFRVEDEELDIGGQKPEGLTLDLGSSPK; from the exons ATGTTCAGAGAGGCCACAGCCTTGGCCTGTCCTGCTCCAGAAGGACAAAATGGACTCAGCTTTGTGAAAgttgaagaagaaaatgtttggaGACAGGACCTCAGTCTTCAGGGAAACCTCCAGAGCCAGGAGGTTTTCCGCCAGCAGTTTAGACAGTTTGGCTACTCTGACTTCACTGGGCCTCGGGAGGCTCTGAACCAACTGCAGAAGCTTTGTCAGCAGTGGCTGAGGCCAGAGGAGCGCTCCAAGGAGCAGATCCTGGAGCTGTTGGTGCTGGAGCAGTTTGTGGCCATCCTGCCTATGGAGCTGCAGGCCTGGGTGCAGGAGCGCAGACCTGGAAACGGAGAGGAGGCTGTTACTctgctggaggagctggagagagaattTGATGAACCTAAACAGCAG GACACAGCTCTTGGCCAAGAAATGACACCCATGGGAACACAGAAACCTCTGAGTAGCCCGCTGCCGTCCTTGGAGGACCATTGCAGGAGTGAACCCCAGGAGCCTCAGGTTTTCCATGAGAGAATTGGGGCAACCCTACCATTTAGGGTTGAGGATGAAG AATTAGATATAGGAGGACAGAAGCCTGAAGGCCTGACCTTAGACCTTGGCAGTTCACCAAAGTAA
- the Zscan30 gene encoding zinc finger and SCAN domain-containing protein 30 isoform X3: MFREATALACPAPEGQNGLSFVKVEEENVWRQDLSLQGNLQSQEVFRQQFRQFGYSDFTGPREALNQLQKLCQQWLRPEERSKEQILELLVLEQFVAILPMELQAWVQERRPGNGEEAVTLLEELEREFDEPKQQDTALGQEMTPMGTQKPLSSPLPSLEDHCRSEPQEPQVFHERIGATLPFRVEDEDRVSLSSSGCLGIHCVNQPEWPETHRNPPVSAS, encoded by the exons ATGTTCAGAGAGGCCACAGCCTTGGCCTGTCCTGCTCCAGAAGGACAAAATGGACTCAGCTTTGTGAAAgttgaagaagaaaatgtttggaGACAGGACCTCAGTCTTCAGGGAAACCTCCAGAGCCAGGAGGTTTTCCGCCAGCAGTTTAGACAGTTTGGCTACTCTGACTTCACTGGGCCTCGGGAGGCTCTGAACCAACTGCAGAAGCTTTGTCAGCAGTGGCTGAGGCCAGAGGAGCGCTCCAAGGAGCAGATCCTGGAGCTGTTGGTGCTGGAGCAGTTTGTGGCCATCCTGCCTATGGAGCTGCAGGCCTGGGTGCAGGAGCGCAGACCTGGAAACGGAGAGGAGGCTGTTACTctgctggaggagctggagagagaattTGATGAACCTAAACAGCAG GACACAGCTCTTGGCCAAGAAATGACACCCATGGGAACACAGAAACCTCTGAGTAGCCCGCTGCCGTCCTTGGAGGACCATTGCAGGAGTGAACCCCAGGAGCCTCAGGTTTTCCATGAGAGAATTGGGGCAACCCTACCATTTAGGGTTGAGGATGAAG acagggtctcactaagtagctctggctgtcttggaatacACTGTGTCAACCAACCAgaatggcctgaaactcacagaaatccacccgtctctgcttcttga
- the Zscan30 gene encoding zinc finger and SCAN domain-containing protein 30 isoform X5: protein MFREATALACPAPEGQNGLSFVKVEEENVWRQDLSLQGNLQSQEVFRQQFRQFGYSDFTGPREALNQLQKLCQQWLRPEERSKEQILELLVLEQFVAILPMELQAWVQERRPGNGEEAVTLLEELEREFDEPKQQVRGHSSWPRNDTHGNTETSE from the exons ATGTTCAGAGAGGCCACAGCCTTGGCCTGTCCTGCTCCAGAAGGACAAAATGGACTCAGCTTTGTGAAAgttgaagaagaaaatgtttggaGACAGGACCTCAGTCTTCAGGGAAACCTCCAGAGCCAGGAGGTTTTCCGCCAGCAGTTTAGACAGTTTGGCTACTCTGACTTCACTGGGCCTCGGGAGGCTCTGAACCAACTGCAGAAGCTTTGTCAGCAGTGGCTGAGGCCAGAGGAGCGCTCCAAGGAGCAGATCCTGGAGCTGTTGGTGCTGGAGCAGTTTGTGGCCATCCTGCCTATGGAGCTGCAGGCCTGGGTGCAGGAGCGCAGACCTGGAAACGGAGAGGAGGCTGTTACTctgctggaggagctggagagagaattTGATGAACCTAAACAGCAGGTAAGag GACACAGCTCTTGGCCAAGAAATGACACCCATGGGAACACAGAAACCTCTGAGTAG
- the LOC142847906 gene encoding uncharacterized protein LOC142847906 produces the protein MVRPRSRLESQLQRRKMTGNTEEPGSLKEDVLPNSRGKEFRELGDELNEKPRLRRRQYTCDECGQHFACKTGLVRHQKTHWDRPHECDECGKGFRSPSALTLHQRIHTGEKPYPCNWCIKSFSRSSDLVKHQRVHTGEKPYKCKECGKAFSQSSDLIIHQRIHTGEKPYPCGHCSKSFSQHSDMVKHQRIHTGEKPYMCSQCYKHFSQSSDLIKHQRTHTGEKPYKCKACKKAFSQSSDLILHQRIHSGEKPYPCNQCSKSFSQNSDLIKHRRIHTGEKPYKCNECGKAFNQSSVLILHQRIHTGEKPYLCNQCTKTFSRFSDLLNHQRIHTGEKPYPCGQCSKTFSRRSDLIKHHRVHTGEKPYECKCGKAFSQSSNLVLHQRIHTGEKPYPCSDCAKSFSRRSDLVKHQRTHTGEKPYTCDLCDKSFSQSTDLTKHRRMHSGEKSYHCDSCGKAFSQSSDLILHRRIYTRKKPSECSLCTRCFRQNSGRIKHRRSHTGEKPYPCAKCGRSFNRSVDLFNHQRIHVGEKPQK, from the coding sequence ATGGTGAGACCAAGATCAAGATTGGAGAGCCAGCTTCAAAGGAGGAAAATGACAGGAAACACTGAAGAACCTGGCAGCCTCAAGGAGGATGTTCTCCCGAATTCCAGAGGCAAAGAATTCCGTGAATTGGGGGACGAATTGAATGAAAAACCCCGCTTAAGAAGAAGACAGTATACCTGTGATGAATGTGGCCAGCACTTTGCTTGTAAAACGGGTCTCGTTAGACACCAAAAAACTCACTGGGACAGACCACACGAATGCGATGAATGTGGAAAGGGCTTTCGTTCGCCCTCAGCCCTGACTCTacatcagagaattcatactggagagaaaccctatccatGCAATTGGTGTATTAAAAGCTTTAGTCGGAGCTCAGACCTTGTCAAACATCAAAGAGTCCACACTGGGGAAAAGCCTTACAAATGTAAGGAATGTGGGAAGGCCTTCAGCCAGAGCTCGGATCTCATCATACACCAGAGAATCCACACAGGAGAAAAACCCTACCCATGCGGTCATTGTAGCAAAAGCTTTAGCCAGCACTCAGATATGGTCAAACATCAGAGgatccacactggagagaagccttataTGTGTAGCCAGTGTTATAAACATTTCAGCCAGAGCTCTGATCTTATAAAACATCAGCGAACCCACACTGGGGAGAAACCATATAAGTGTAAAGCTTGTAAGAAGGCCTTTAGTCAGAGCTCTGATCTTATTCTCCATCAGCGAATCCACTCTGGGGAGAAACCATATCCATGTAATCAGTGTAGCAAAAGTTTCAGTCAGAATTCAGACCTTATTAAACACAGAAggattcacactggagagaagccataTAAATGTAACGAATGTGGAAAGGCTTTTAATCAGAGCTCGGTCCTTATTCTGCATCAGAGAATTCATAccggagagaaaccctacctATGTAACCAGTGTACCAAAACCTTCAGTAGGTTTTCAGATCTCCTTAACCATCAGcgaattcacactggagagaagccgtACCCGTGTGGTCAGTGCAGTAAAACGTTCAGTAGGAGGTCGGATCTTATTAAACATCACAGAGTCCACACTggggagaagccctatgaatgtaagtgtgggaaggccttcagtCAGAGCTCCAACCTTGTTCTCCACCAGAGAATCCACACCGGGGAAAAACCCTATCCCTGCAGTGACTGTGCCAAGAGTTTCAGTCGCCGTTCAGACCTCGTAAAGCatcaaagaacacatactggcGAGAAACCATATACATGCGATCTGTGCGATAAAAGCTTCAGTCAAAGCACAGACCTCACGAAACATCGGAGAATGCATTCGGGTGAAAAGTCCTACCACTGTGATAGTTGCGGCAAAGCCTTTAGTCAGAGTTCTGACCTCATCCTTCACCGTAGAATATACACAAGAAAAAAACCCTCTGAGTGCTCACTGTGCACCCGATGTTTCCGTCAGAATTCAGGCCGTATCAAACACCGGAGaagccacactggagagaaaccctacccATGTGCTAAGTGCGGCAGAAGCTTTAATAGGAGCGTTGATCTCTTTAACCATCAGAGAATACACGTTGGGGAAAAACCGCAAAAATAA